The genomic stretch TCCCGGCACATTTAATGAGCTTAATGTTTTTGCCAGCAGCACAGCAGGGAAAGAGCAAAAGTTCCCGGGTGAAGGTGTTGTCATCGGTTATGGTGAAGTGAACGGCCGCAATGTATATTCTTTTGCTCAAGACTTTACCGTTGCCGGCGGATCCTTAGGCTTAGTGCATGCTGAAAAGATATGCAGAGTGTTAGATCTTGCTATGCAAACGGGAGCACCCGTTGTAGGTTTTAATGATTCCGGCGGTGCTCGGATACAAGAAGGTGTGGATGCTCTAAAGGGTTATGGTGAGATTTTCTACCGCAATACCATAGCTTCCGGGGTAGTTCCGCAGATCTCTGTTATTATGGGACCCTGTGCAGGTGGTGCTGTATATTCTCCTGCGCTTACTGACTTTATCTTTATGGTCAAGAACACAAGCCAAATGTTCATTACCGGCCCGCAGGTTATTAAAACTGTAACCGGTGAAGAGGTCAGTATGGAACAATTGGGGGGCGCAAACACTCACAATCAAACCAGTGGTGTGGCTCATTTCGCAGCTGAAAACGAAGAACACTGCATAGCAATGATAAAACAATTGCTCAGTTATGTGCCTTCCAATAATTTGGAAGAGGCTCCGTCGTTCGAACCCGGTGAGCCTGGTGGTGACCGTGAGCAATTAATGAGTATTATCCCGGACAGCCCGAACATGTCTTATGACGTAAAAGACGTAATCAGGACGGTTGTAGATAAGGATTCTTTCTTCGAAGTACAGCCTATGTACGCTGCTAACGGTGTGATCGGTTTTGGTAGGTTGGAAGGTAAATCAGTAGGTATTATTGCAAACCAGCCTAAGGTTCTTGCCGGTTGCCTGGATATTAATGTATCAGATAAGATTGCACGGTTTATCCGTTTCTGCGACTGCTTTAATATTCCTATCGTAACCTTTATGGATGTCCCGGGATTTTTACCTGGCACATACCAAGAGTACGGCGGCATTATCCGTCACGGTGCCAAGATGCTGTATGCGTATTCTGAGGCAACTGTACCCAAGATTACCGTTATTTTACGGAAGGCGTACGGTGGTGCATACCTGGCCATGTGCAGTAGCTCAATGAGGGCTGATTTTGTTTATTCCTGGCCGTCAGGTGAAATTGCTGTTATGGGACCCGACGGTGCTGTTAATATTGTTTTCCGTAATGAAATTAAAGAGGCTGAAAACCCAGTGGAAAGAAGAAAAGAACTGGTGCAAGAATATAGGGATAATTTTGCCAACCCGTATGTAGCTGCAGGTAAAGGTTATATTGATGACGTTATTGATCCCAGAGATACACGGGATAAGATAATAGCAGGGTTTAAAGCCTGTGATGGTAAACGTGTCGACAATCCGCGGAAAAAGCACGGAAATATTCCGGTTTAATAGAATTACCCAACCACCAGTGGTGGAGGGAGGTATTCAAAAATGGGTGAGAGTTCAGAAGCCGTAAAACTCGATAGTGGCGCAAAGATGTCTACAGTTGCTGCAATTACGGCTGCCCT from Bacillota bacterium encodes the following:
- a CDS encoding methylmalonyl-CoA carboxyltransferase gives rise to the protein MSMQEKFDQLKQLRETVEAGGGEKRVDKQHKAGKLTARERLEQFFDPGTFNELNVFASSTAGKEQKFPGEGVVIGYGEVNGRNVYSFAQDFTVAGGSLGLVHAEKICRVLDLAMQTGAPVVGFNDSGGARIQEGVDALKGYGEIFYRNTIASGVVPQISVIMGPCAGGAVYSPALTDFIFMVKNTSQMFITGPQVIKTVTGEEVSMEQLGGANTHNQTSGVAHFAAENEEHCIAMIKQLLSYVPSNNLEEAPSFEPGEPGGDREQLMSIIPDSPNMSYDVKDVIRTVVDKDSFFEVQPMYAANGVIGFGRLEGKSVGIIANQPKVLAGCLDINVSDKIARFIRFCDCFNIPIVTFMDVPGFLPGTYQEYGGIIRHGAKMLYAYSEATVPKITVILRKAYGGAYLAMCSSSMRADFVYSWPSGEIAVMGPDGAVNIVFRNEIKEAENPVERRKELVQEYRDNFANPYVAAGKGYIDDVIDPRDTRDKIIAGFKACDGKRVDNPRKKHGNIPV